The following are encoded together in the Oscillospiraceae bacterium genome:
- a CDS encoding class I SAM-dependent methyltransferase, producing MEAKNYTLPGERLAACARLVSKCRVFADVGTDHALLPAYLLSSGCAGSAVISDINPGPLSAGITTLTERGLDKNAIAVLCDGLSGVMGYRPDVIVIAGMGGETIAEILSRAISSGSLKPDKTSFVLQPMTKAERLRQYLYRSGFFIEAEELASEDGRIYVVVLCTYDGIKRECSEVEAYIGASAARRDALALKYFLKLKKAAARRADGLAGAGQKLPAVEEELSAVLDKLVKECGDARLL from the coding sequence TTGGAAGCTAAAAATTATACCTTGCCGGGTGAAAGGCTCGCGGCCTGCGCCCGGCTTGTTTCAAAATGCCGTGTTTTCGCCGATGTCGGAACGGATCACGCGCTTCTGCCTGCTTATCTTTTATCGTCCGGATGTGCCGGATCTGCCGTGATAAGCGATATAAATCCCGGTCCGCTTTCGGCGGGTATAACCACGCTTACGGAACGCGGACTTGATAAAAATGCCATAGCGGTCCTTTGCGACGGGCTTTCCGGTGTTATGGGATATCGCCCGGATGTTATTGTCATCGCGGGTATGGGCGGAGAAACAATTGCGGAAATACTTTCCCGCGCGATTTCTTCCGGAAGCTTGAAACCGGACAAAACAAGCTTTGTTCTGCAGCCGATGACAAAAGCTGAAAGGCTTCGCCAATATCTTTATAGATCCGGATTCTTTATCGAAGCTGAGGAGCTTGCGTCGGAGGACGGCAGAATATATGTTGTTGTTTTGTGTACTTATGACGGAATAAAACGAGAATGCTCTGAGGTCGAAGCATATATAGGAGCTTCCGCCGCAAGGCGTGACGCGCTTGCTTTGAAGTATTTTCTTAAATTGAAAAAGGCTGCTGCGCGGCGCGCCGACGGTCTTGCCGGAGCGGGACAGAAATTGCCCGCGGTAGAAGAAGAGCTTTCAGCTGTTCTCGACAAGCTGGTCAAGGAATGCGGGGATGCGCGGCTTCTTTGA
- a CDS encoding Nif3-like dinuclear metal center hexameric protein, translating into MNTYEFAAALAAALSAPLPWDNDLVAVCAEPARQIKKVLCALDASPRAVAYACSGSFDALLTHHPLLFDVPRRIAAGDPVSDAVILLIRAGVSAISLHTRLDLSPCGINAELGRLIGMEGAFPFGEEEILLVGNIAECSPEEFGARCSAATGAPVRLYPGSRRISRVAVCCGSGNDQISIALESGAHAIFSGDLKYHPSRSASDAGLTVCDGGHYFTERSAPRLLNELVIRTCPYVETEIFDEPELGGRIILP; encoded by the coding sequence ATGAACACATATGAATTTGCCGCCGCGCTTGCCGCGGCGCTTTCTGCTCCGCTGCCGTGGGACAACGACCTTGTCGCGGTATGTGCCGAGCCCGCACGGCAAATTAAAAAAGTACTGTGTGCGCTTGATGCGTCGCCGCGCGCCGTGGCATACGCCTGTTCAGGCAGTTTTGACGCGCTTTTAACTCATCATCCGTTGCTGTTCGATGTGCCGCGTAGAATTGCCGCCGGCGATCCCGTATCTGACGCCGTCATCTTGCTTATCAGAGCCGGAGTGTCGGCAATTTCGCTTCATACGCGGCTTGATCTCTCGCCGTGCGGGATAAACGCAGAGCTGGGCCGCCTTATCGGCATGGAAGGAGCTTTCCCTTTCGGAGAAGAGGAAATTCTGCTTGTCGGAAATATCGCTGAATGCTCTCCGGAGGAATTCGGAGCGCGTTGTTCCGCTGCCACAGGAGCACCTGTAAGGCTGTATCCCGGTTCCCGCCGGATTTCCCGCGTAGCCGTATGCTGCGGCAGCGGGAACGATCAGATATCTATAGCGTTAGAATCCGGCGCGCATGCGATTTTCAGCGGCGACCTTAAATATCATCCATCACGTTCAGCTTCCGACGCGGGACTAACCGTGTGCGACGGAGGACACTATTTTACCGAGAGATCCGCTCCGAGACTTTTAAATGAGCTTGTGATCAGGACATGCCCATACGTTGAAACAGAGATATTCGACGAGCCGGAGCTTGGGGGAAGGATAATTTTACCTTGA
- a CDS encoding DUF4080 domain-containing protein: MKNICLFALNSSYVHTNPAIRGIRRAIAAAFPSAGVTLIERTINDKPETLIRLLYESGCRIFGFSVYIWNKAEMMSCASAIKLLIPDAFIFFGGPEMCGQKEAGLPVMKECPAVGAVVEGEGEISVCTLLNDLFKGKADTWYFTPDSSDAFDGSCVYNPEEDLSGRIVYYESSRGCPFSCSFCLSSVKNGNKSVRAVDPEKVMNEIRPLKNRGIRVLKFIDRTFNFDKKRAARLADAIIKENFDFPVQFEFCARLVDDEMLSVLSEVPPGKIQLEAGLQSADPEVLSAVGRFPDANTEAEAIYRLSEIKNIHLHCDLIAGLPMETYASFRMAFDLLYGHCDMLQLGFLKLLPGTPLRTQAEKFGIKYRSDPPYTVLETASMSFNELCALRGIETLVSRYGSGTTSEIIKGISENSSAFDFYEGFYRFLISRTPEADSLSGGVSTRRAFSELRDYLIFYGVDEEKLRPVLRLAFLLTDTGALPDFLLPEENEKLTKEEAGRYRALIPEERNAYLYIGKFGSSCAAVFRLQKTVRVYNEKESVFNSEMSINNPDIQNLFTININIVH; encoded by the coding sequence TTGAAGAATATATGCCTTTTCGCTTTGAACAGCTCTTATGTACATACAAACCCTGCGATAAGAGGCATCCGCCGTGCAATTGCCGCGGCGTTTCCGAGCGCAGGCGTTACGCTGATAGAAAGAACTATAAACGACAAACCGGAAACGCTTATAAGGCTGTTGTACGAATCCGGCTGCAGAATATTCGGTTTTTCTGTTTATATTTGGAACAAAGCTGAAATGATGTCATGCGCCTCTGCGATTAAACTGCTTATACCCGATGCTTTTATATTTTTCGGCGGACCCGAGATGTGCGGCCAGAAGGAGGCCGGTCTCCCGGTTATGAAGGAATGTCCGGCTGTCGGCGCCGTGGTAGAGGGCGAAGGGGAAATATCGGTTTGCACGCTTCTAAATGACTTATTTAAAGGTAAAGCTGATACATGGTATTTTACGCCGGATTCATCCGACGCGTTTGACGGGAGCTGTGTTTATAATCCGGAGGAGGATTTGTCAGGAAGGATAGTATATTATGAATCGTCGCGCGGATGTCCGTTTTCTTGCTCGTTCTGCCTATCCTCGGTGAAGAACGGAAACAAATCCGTGCGTGCGGTCGATCCCGAAAAGGTAATGAATGAAATAAGACCGCTTAAAAACCGCGGCATTCGCGTTTTGAAATTTATCGACAGAACGTTCAATTTTGACAAAAAGAGAGCGGCAAGGCTCGCAGATGCGATAATCAAAGAGAATTTTGATTTCCCGGTACAGTTTGAGTTTTGCGCCAGGCTTGTGGACGACGAGATGCTTTCCGTTCTGTCTGAGGTTCCGCCCGGTAAGATCCAACTTGAGGCTGGGCTTCAGAGCGCGGATCCGGAGGTGCTTTCGGCTGTCGGAAGATTTCCCGACGCAAATACCGAAGCGGAGGCGATATACCGTCTTTCGGAGATTAAAAATATTCATCTGCACTGTGATCTTATCGCAGGGTTGCCTATGGAGACATATGCTTCGTTCAGAATGGCTTTTGATTTACTTTACGGACACTGTGATATGCTCCAACTCGGCTTTTTAAAGCTGCTGCCAGGTACTCCGCTCCGTACCCAGGCTGAAAAATTCGGAATTAAATACCGTTCCGACCCGCCTTACACCGTGCTTGAGACGGCTTCGATGTCATTTAATGAGCTGTGTGCTTTACGGGGAATTGAGACGCTCGTATCGCGTTACGGTTCAGGTACGACATCTGAAATAATAAAGGGAATATCAGAAAACAGCAGCGCATTTGATTTTTACGAAGGCTTTTACCGCTTTCTTATTTCTCGTACACCGGAAGCCGACTCACTTTCGGGCGGTGTTTCGACAAGGCGGGCATTTTCAGAGTTGCGCGATTATTTGATTTTTTATGGTGTTGACGAAGAAAAACTGCGTCCCGTTCTGCGGCTTGCGTTTCTGCTGACCGACACAGGAGCATTGCCCGATTTTCTGCTCCCGGAAGAAAATGAAAAGCTTACAAAAGAAGAAGCGGGAAGATACAGGGCGCTCATACCGGAAGAAAGAAATGCTTATTTATATATAGGAAAATTCGGAAGCTCATGCGCCGCTGTTTTTCGGCTTCAGAAAACAGTTCGCGTATATAACGAAAAAGAAAGCGTTTTCAATTCTGAAATGAGCATAAATAATCCTGATATTCAAAATTTATTTACGATAAATATAAACATTGTACATTAA
- a CDS encoding ABC transporter substrate-binding protein — MKRITALLLLTAMFVAVLAGCGYDPEDTGSIIPLYLGAEQRNFDPTLTLYDKDTVKYLELINEGLTVVGEDGTISKGLAKNWYTKFDEKRGEYYLYIELYPSKWNDGRSLIADHIVYAWKRLLSPETKSPAAALLYDIKNAKAVKAGDMSIDSVGIASVDNLLIEIQFEKKIDVNLFLEAIASPSLVPIRDDVVVGANAATWATTLEELATNGQFTIKDMTQKTSCVIEKATAYRENDEEDVSPIKYVKPLRLLIDFTKPISKQIDMLKAGEIYYVGGLDKAAYTANASSAKTQAMLSVMTVFFNCTKPALAKEEARQALSTALDRNQIADIVGAPNKPATGFVTPGIFDSTMKTSFRSVGGDIISTNADVAKAKSLASSGGLKGTLTLACKIGEVNKAVADYCVSAWKELGVTVTVNAMTDKDYTAALYSGNFDMILLDYQGLSTSAYSFLAPFATRYSGEPVSVEDNSKGYTPSVTGFENAEYDAAIDAVLAATTRADRASLLHTAEGLFVKYMPAAPLVFYYDSYLVSSELTGLKNSAFGTRIFKDAVLKNYKDKNAAYLAKKDAKDKENTKSA, encoded by the coding sequence ATGAAAAGAATTACTGCGTTATTGCTCCTCACAGCAATGTTTGTGGCAGTACTCGCCGGATGCGGCTATGACCCTGAGGACACCGGTTCCATTATCCCGCTGTATCTCGGCGCCGAACAAAGAAATTTCGATCCCACGCTCACGCTTTACGATAAGGATACCGTAAAATATCTTGAACTTATAAATGAAGGTCTCACCGTGGTCGGAGAAGACGGAACCATTTCAAAAGGTCTCGCGAAGAATTGGTATACCAAATTCGACGAAAAACGCGGTGAATATTACCTTTATATCGAGCTTTATCCGTCTAAATGGAATGACGGCCGCTCGCTTATTGCCGATCATATCGTATACGCATGGAAGCGTCTCCTTTCACCTGAAACCAAATCGCCCGCTGCCGCTCTGCTTTATGACATAAAAAATGCCAAAGCGGTAAAGGCCGGAGATATGTCGATAGATTCAGTCGGCATCGCTTCTGTCGACAACTTACTTATCGAAATTCAGTTTGAGAAAAAGATTGATGTCAATCTCTTCCTTGAGGCTATCGCCAGCCCGTCGCTTGTCCCGATACGTGACGATGTTGTCGTCGGAGCCAACGCGGCTACCTGGGCCACCACACTTGAAGAGCTTGCCACCAACGGACAGTTTACTATCAAGGATATGACCCAAAAGACCTCCTGCGTAATTGAAAAGGCGACAGCATATCGTGAGAACGATGAAGAAGATGTCAGCCCGATCAAATATGTTAAGCCGCTTCGTCTTCTCATAGATTTTACAAAGCCTATCAGCAAACAGATTGATATGCTTAAAGCAGGCGAAATATATTATGTAGGCGGGCTTGATAAAGCTGCATATACCGCAAACGCCTCATCGGCGAAAACACAGGCTATGCTTTCCGTTATGACGGTTTTCTTTAACTGCACAAAGCCCGCGCTTGCCAAGGAAGAGGCTAGACAGGCATTGAGCACCGCTCTTGACAGAAATCAAATCGCAGATATCGTGGGCGCTCCGAATAAGCCGGCAACCGGATTTGTAACGCCCGGAATTTTTGACTCAACTATGAAAACCTCCTTCAGAAGTGTCGGAGGAGACATCATCTCCACCAATGCCGATGTAGCAAAAGCAAAATCGCTTGCTTCATCCGGCGGACTTAAAGGCACCCTGACTCTTGCATGCAAAATAGGCGAAGTAAACAAAGCGGTCGCCGATTATTGTGTATCCGCATGGAAAGAGCTTGGCGTTACCGTTACAGTAAATGCAATGACGGATAAAGATTATACCGCCGCTCTTTATTCCGGCAATTTCGATATGATTCTTCTTGATTATCAGGGACTTTCTACGAGCGCATATTCCTTCCTCGCTCCGTTTGCAACTCGTTATTCCGGCGAGCCGGTTTCCGTTGAAGACAACAGTAAAGGATACACACCGAGCGTCACAGGATTTGAAAATGCCGAATATGACGCGGCTATCGATGCCGTCCTCGCCGCTACAACCCGCGCTGACAGGGCTTCGCTTTTACATACAGCTGAGGGTTTGTTTGTAAAATATATGCCAGCCGCTCCGCTCGTATTCTATTATGATTCGTATCTTGTTTCATCTGAGCTTACCGGATTGAAGAATTCCGCCTTCGGCACCCGCATTTTCAAGGATGCTGTCCTTAAAAATTATAAGGACAAGAACGCGGCATATCTCGCAAAAAAGGATGCGAAAGATAAAGAGAATACAAAGTCTGCCTGA